The following proteins come from a genomic window of Oxyura jamaicensis isolate SHBP4307 breed ruddy duck chromosome 12, BPBGC_Ojam_1.0, whole genome shotgun sequence:
- the BSN gene encoding protein bassoon isoform X1 yields the protein MRGRGQAEGQRKMLQVDARGQRAGRSPSASPERGSTPTSPYSLPQIAPLPSSTLCPICKTTELTSAPSQPNYNACTQCHSKVCNQCGFNPNPHLTEVKEWLCLNCQMQRALGMDMTTAPRSKSQQQLHSPSPSPSHSPAKLPAGQERTPAPTQTSARPGATAGVPLPETQKPQTAAPQREQHGQPKAGAPHEAARSSPQHHQAKPSSSEQRKAVGDPKPPVTGAGAPEQPQEGLTGKLFGFGASLLTQASTLMSVQPEAPAPSQQSSGKVPPKIVFSDASKEAGPKAVGAQGRAGAAPAAKAGKTEPGVKPKEVPKARVLCPLCKAEINVGSGEPPNYNACTTCRQQVCNMCGFNPTPHLVEKNEWLCLNCQTQRLLEGSLADPAPMPMPAPKQPASGSPRHQPPAAVPRAPAPPEPAAPPDRQPSPARSLRAPEPSPAPSPAPEKKPPAPAEEKPLPKAAPELSPAPKGKSISTKPEGESKVGRAPPEAQRAKEQEDVGKPYPPDLSRSPQSLSDTGYSSDGISSSQSEITGLVQQEEEKLSGTGLAGQSPPSPSELTKLESSMRPLLEARGGPAEPGKGSEQREEQRQRQRPRYLSITPEAFDSDEELEDILEEDEDSLEWENQREQRESMESSDEFGSKLRHDYVEDSSEGGFSPVPTHPKGREEVSDEEFMRRQILEMSAEEDNLEEEEEEEGYGRTKYSASKADAEKSKEPPLAKRHLPHGPGSLYKEERKELEAAEGDDMSTSQGGLRRFKTIELNSTTGYGREMEMSQDADTSLEREPELEMESLTGSPEERSRGEYSSTLPATTPSYTSGTSPTSISSLEEDSDSSPSRRQRLEEVKQQRKARHRSHGPLLPTIEDSSEEEELREEEELLREQEKMREVEQQRIRSTARKTKRDKEELRAQRRRERSKTPPSNLSPIEDASPTEELRQAAEMEELHRSSCSEYSPSIDSEAESFDAVASKLYKSGSEYNLPTFMSLYSPTEKVESGPSQPASKPLKSAEEAYEEMMRKAEMMQKQQIQQAQQGVSYGSTYQQVGYRGTEGQNGFEYQYADEYGYEGSPARPSQPDYPGSLSKPGAVYEEILQTSQSIARMHQSSSFDLALEQGDKKKGQEEAYQEKHFLNTESAYAELMKQNGGPLTPGTSPTQLSAPVSFSTSEGSKAIPDVQVTQHFAKEGQDRAKLQSTPAVPSPGPKPLTAPYTYSKGTSAVTTAAAGPTSTAQIYSSPEATASPARSYGPVKSSISYGSQTEDVSRSKAAVETSVQMAREKLQAVSDSKPPPAKTYPFFKSSSPPLSPTSPTQSPTRAVPRAAAPPGPTAKSTAEFSTQTQSPLLAYDIPATTGTSASSPMVAQGTQTPHRAGSPRLARQQSSQDAPFMLITLAADAASQTKPPSSSASPTSSPTRTIRQMIPHGYGQEPEQPPGAYVRAQHGKEQAQKVPVTSGADSIAGLYGWGALPAENISLCRISSIPGTSRVEPGPKVPSGSAVDLRTALKSAPIIITDQGMDLTSLATEARKYCLTLDQIPSRQSTAIQPLIINLNAQEQPHAIIAAASTAGLAIASPMLISQPKQPVVYGDPFQSRMDFGQGAGSPVCLAQVKQVEQGVQAGAVRVSGAAGPAPAAKPEPAAPPQAKFSRYSLPSQMVKKDVLLTQTSIAQSVSGIPQPFPQEQGSELYRAVPVELKTQSPLLALGGKKSQVMMVQVEDMAGGPVTKVLKEEPPANVLDLTGVKAESQVACCDVVYKFPFGSSCTGAFNPTSKMPEKKAGDAVPSRKAGGPLYGSREPELPETFPYREQPAPALYEEQKFYPTGTFGRLYSSMSDTNLSEIGMNYYPPKGDQPFPASEAAVDLSTMKHSFSVGFAEGGYLGQGLQYGSFSDLRQPTELLGHPLPMRRYSSASNIYSDYRYSPRGDLASFQESSLAHYSATTAREISRMCAALNSMDQYGGRHANGPDVLPYGPSSGSGGLAAQPGGAVAPKPGGMFNPNVPEARQGFGSLAQYNVPGMRLGAIRQMFPSSATVRAADGMIYSTINTPIASTLPITTQPASVLRPMLRGLYRPYGPAGVAAVPLASLARVPVITPRVPLAPQSLYRYPAPSRLPASSLMETPVYLGKPVSATAGTGPAAKAPAGPTAGLQRAEASGAAPRAEGPAAGAKEGGQGAPSSKPPLEGMQREEREREEERQRKQQEHVLQLERERVELEKLRQLRLQEELERERAELQRHREKEQLLVQRELQELQCIKQQVLQQQQEERHAQLALQREQLAQQRLQLEHIHQLQHQLQQQLEEQKRQKSTFPSTAEPATRPPEGPAEAPRGPAHNGQGWPPPGQALPGGPEGAAGPRYPAPQRPLSSSASDMSLQAEEPWEPGRGIKKRNSMPRLRDAYEKEAARKTADSSVQTDEEDGEERYLLSRRRRSRRSTDCSVQTDEEDSGEWEQPVRRRRSRPSRHAEASAEGKADGATRCTASIGIQTISDCSVQTEPDQLLRVSPSIHITTHDPRVEIVKYISAPEKTQRGESLACQTEPEPPPQPGIVVPQLTVPTTITPYSTNLQMVSTGPLDPHAVRQQTLGKFEKKKPDPLEIGYQSHLPADSLSQLVTRQPPRSPQVLYSPVSPLSPHRLLESSFSTSERLNKAHVPPQKHFADSAQRQQTLPRPIKTMQRSLSDPKPISPTSEEAGKDRFSLYQHPLLPGTQVGGLQSSPLARKVKRTLPSPPPEEPHVPLGSPATPQLYLGSLAPKAPPGAPVTKASLLKELDRDLKLVEHESTKLRKKQAELDEEEKEIDAKLKYLELGITQRKESLLKDRGTRDHPYLRGLADRRDYLSDSELHSLRLAAYDSASLRPAPAGQYPDFAATSYGAYPYPAPPGPPAFQPTRPQPPQFPAASTAQDSLQAAPLPAFASPSAFPAPGATYTELGTPAQPGFRPQNPYQAQGAFAGTAGVPAAQPTLFQSPSDTHQKPRQTSLAELEQKIPTNYEVIGAATSSSAVPDATFSTAAVSSGYEQYKAPEARPAERAGVTQGPSASFSSESLYTSLEQNIPRNYVMIEDISELTKESPAVDGQKAEPVGTGANGRHGKEKSELGDAEGSGRPCCYAKAEEESEEDIYDHHGPDHRGKNSYHRGMESNGRVSGSSAGSYYYGDGEYRHSSRADKHGSGVALPKHSSKNLAPAVVSSKRSKHRKQGMEQKISKFSPIEEAKDVESDLASYVVTTSVSSSNVASRAKKLQDEITYGLKKNVYEQQKYYGVSSRDLVDEEERVYSAGSRTRSSGYGLEKSSGRDTVSRSKSYEREGAERSQKGSSKPSSLSMSQSRGRAPVRTQPSEEESPISPLGKSVGGSRSAGGPGPQSSGDPCSQFCSSHSLPDVQEHIKDVPRNHSYKHEEGYGMDDSHCVVSDSEAYHLGQEETDWFDKPREVRSERVRHYGGHSSSQKRPPAKHTYHDYDELPDEDPWQHDDYPQHREHRHHGEYGRHAASSRHDEQPRRSAKQHAREPGRHEPRSHAPPATTKKAQQPEPRAPAPYGPNASEYAPPSRPATHHHGAEPQKTPKTPQPHGTPAPAQKPEAPTPAQQPAGRQPQAGQQAARQQPAARQAAQPAGSAQPRTQGPASSRPPQQQPGTGQAAGKAPAALHVQPGGHPGPQQKAEQADASKPAVKVPQQPGRAPTAQPPGAAADSKVGPRAAGTRGPASAGTGQPGVEGESVFSKILPGGAAEQAGKLTEAVSAFGKKFTSFW from the exons AAAAACGAGTGGCTGTGTCTGAACTGCCAAACGCAGCGGCTGCTGGAAGGGAGCCTGGCGGACCCTGCCCCGATGCCGATGCCTGCACCGAAGCAACCTGCGAGCGGCTCCCCCCGCCACCAGCCGCCGGCAGCCGTCCCGCGGGCACCGGCACCCCCCGAGCCGGCAGCGCCCCCCGACCGCCAGCCCTCGCCCGCCAGGAGCCTGCGGGCTCCCGAGCCGAgcccggcccccagccctgccccggaGAAGAAGCCCCCGGCACCAGCAGAGGAGAAACCGCTGCCCAAAGCTGCCCCGGAGCTTTCCCCAGCACCCAAAGGGAAGAGCATCAGCACAAAACCGGAGGGGGAGAGCAAGGTGGGACGGGCGCCTCCCGAGGCACAGAGGGCGAAGGAGCAGGAG GATGTGGGCAAGCCTTACCCCCCGGACCTGTCCCGCAGCCCCCAGAGCCTGAGCGACACCGGCTACTCCTCGGACGGCATCTCCAGCTCGCAGAGCGAGATCACGGGgctggtgcagcaggaggaggagaagctgagCGGCACCGGGCTGGCGGGGCAgagccccccgagcccctcCGAGCTCAccaagctggagagcagcatgAGGCCATTGCTGGAGGCTCGGGGGGGCCCAGCAGAGCCCGGCAAGGGCTCGGAGCAGCGGGAGGAGCAGCGGCAGCGGCAGCGGCCCCGGTACCTCTCCATCACCCCCGAAGCCTTTGACTCGGACGAGGAGCTGGAGGATATcctggaggaagatgaggaCTCGCTGGAGTGGGAAAACCAGAGGGAGCAGCGGGAGAGCATGGAGTCTTCGGATGAGTTCGGCAGCAAGCTGCGGCACGACTACGTGGAGGACAGCAGCGAGGGGGGCTTCTCCCCGGTGCCCACCCACCCCAAGGGCCGGGAGGAGGTGAGCGACGAGGAGTTCATGCGGAGGCAGATCCTGGAGATGAGTGCGGAGGAGGACAACctcgaggaggaggaggaagaggagggctaTGGGCGCACCAAGTACAGTGCCTCTAAAGCCGAcgcagagaagagcaaagagcCTCCCTTGGCCAAGAGGCACCTGCCACACGGCCCCGGCAGCCTGTacaaggaggagaggaaggagctggaggcagcagagggcGACGACATGAGCACGTCCCAAGGGGGCCTGCGGCGCTTCAAGACCATCGAGCTGAACAGCACGACCGGCTACGGCAGGGAGATGGAGATGAGCCAGGACGCGGACACCAGCCTGGAGCGGGAGCCCGAGCTGGAGATGGAGAGCCTGACGGGCTCGCCCGAGGAGCGCTCCCGCGGCGAGTACTCTTCCACCCTGCCGGCCACTACGCCCAGCTACACCTCGGGCACCTCGCccacctccatctcctccctggAGGAGGACAGTGACAGCAGCCCCAGCCGGCGGCAGCGACTGGAGGAGgtgaagcagcagaggaaggctcGGCACCGCTCGCACGGCCCTTTGCTGCCCACCATCGAGGACTCgtcggaggaggaggagctgcgcgaggaagaggagctgctgcGGGAGCAGGAGAAGATGCGGGAGGTGGAGCAGCAGCGCATCCGGAGCACAGCACGCAAGACCAAACGTGACAAGGAGGAGCTGAGGGCGCAGCGGAGGAGGGAGCGCTCCAAAACTCCCCCCAGCAACCTCTCCCCCATCGAGGACGCCTCCCCCACTGAGGAGCTGCGGCAGGCAGCGGAGATGGAGGAGCTGCACCGCTCCTCCTGCTCTGAGTACTCGCCCTCCATCGACTCGGAGGCTGAGAGCTTTGACGCCGTGGCCTCCAAGCTGTACAAGTCAGGCAGCGAGTACAACCTGCCCACCTTCATGTCGCTGTACTCCCCCACCGAGAAGGTGGAGAGCGGCCCCAGCCAGCCCGCCAGCAAGCCCCTCAAGAGCGCTGAGGAAGCCTACGAGGAGATGATGAGGAAGGCAGAGAtgatgcagaagcagcagatcCAGCAGGCCCAGCAGGGCGTTTCCTACGGCAGCACCTACCAGCAGGTGGGGTACCGCGGCACCGAGGGGCAGAACGGCTTCGAGTACCAGTACGCGGATGAGTACGGGTATGAGGGCAGCCCCGCGCGCCCCTCGCAGCCCGACTATCCGGGCAGCCTGTCGAAGCCGGGTGCGGTGTACGAGGAGATCCTGCAGACCTCGCAGAGTATCGCCAGAATGCACCAGTCCTCCTCGTTTGACCTGGCTCTGGAGCAGggagacaaaaagaaagggCAGGAAGAAGCGTACCAGGAAAAGCACTTTCTGAACACCGAGAGCGCGTATGCTGAGCTGATGAAGCAGAACGGGGGTCCCCTCACCCCTGGGACCAGCCCCACGCAGCTTTCTGCTCCTGTCTCCTTTTCCACCTCCGAGGGCAGCAAGGCCATTCCTGATGTCCAGGTCACGcagcattttgcaaaagaaGGACAGGACCGGGCCAAGCTCCAGAGCaccccagcagtgcccagcccaGGCCCCAAGCCCCTGACAGCCCCTTACACCTACAGCAAAGGTACCAGCGCAGTCACAACGGCGGCAGCCGgccccaccagcacagcacagatctACAGCTCTCCAGAGGCCACAGCCTCACCCGCCAGGAGCTACGGCCCAGTGAAGAGCTCCATCAGCTACGGCTCACAGACGGAGGATGTCTCCCGAAGCAAGGCAGCGGTTGAGACCAGTGTGCAAATGGCCAGGGAGAAGCTCCAAGCGGTGAGCGACAGCAAGCCCCCACCGGCCAAGACGTACCCGTTCTTCAAAAGCTCCAGCCCCCCGCTCTCGCCAACGTCTCCTACTCAGAGTCCCACCCGTGCGGTCCCCAGGGCGGCCGCGCCCCCTGGCCCCACCGCCAAGTCCACTGCCGAGTTCTCCACGCAGACGCAGAGCCCCCTCCTTGCCTACGACATCCCCGCCACCACCGGCACCTCCGCCTCTTCCCCCATGGTGGCCCAAGGGACGCAGACACCACACCGGGCAGGCTCACCTCGCCTGGCCCGGCAGCAGTCCTCGCAGGACGCGCCCTTCATGCTGATCACGCTGGCGGCCGACGCAGCCAGCCAAACCAAGCCGCCAAGCTCCTCCGCGTCCCCCACCTCGTCTCCCACCAGGACGATCAGGCAGATGATTCCACACGGGTACGGCCAGGAGCCGGAGCAACCGCCGGGTGCATACGTCCGGGCGCAGCACGGGAAGGAACAAGCGCAGAAGGTGCCTGTGACTTCAGGCGCCGACAGCATCGCAGGGCTGTACGGCTGGGGAGCGCTCCCGGCAGAGAACATCTCGCTGTGCCGCATCTCCTCCATCCCCGGCACCTCCCGGGTTGAGCCGGGGCCCAAGGTGCCAAGTGGCAGTGCCGTGGACTTGCGAACTGCTCTGAAGTCTGCCCCCATCATCATAACAGACCAAGGCATGGATCTCACCTCCTTGGCCACCGAGGCCAGGAAGTACTGCCTGACCTTGGACCAGATCCCAAGCCGGCAGTCCACGGCCATCCAGCCCCTGATCATCAACCTCAAcgcccaggagcagccccatgCCATCATTGCAGCCGCCAGCACTGCCGGCCTCGCCATCGCCTCCCCGATGCTCATCTCCCAGCCCAAGCAGCCCGTGGTCTACGGAGACCCTTTCCAGAGCCGGATGGACTTCGGGCAGGGGGCCGGCAGCCCGGTGTGCTTGGCGCAGGTGAAGCAGGTAGAGCAGGGCGTGCAGGCGGGCGCCGTTAGAGTCAGCGGGGCTGCTGGCCCCGCGCCTGCTGCCAAGCCCGAGCCGGCCGCTCCCCCCCAGGCGAAGTTCTCGAGGTACAGTCTGCCCAGCCAAATGGTGAAGAAGGACGTGCTCCTCACGCAGACCAGTATCGCGCAGAGCGTCAGCGGCATCCCTCAGCCGTTCCCACAGGAGCAGGGCTCGGAGCTGTACCGGGCAGTGCCAGTGGAGCTGAAGACCCAGAGCCCTCTCCTTGCCCTGGGAGGGAAGAAGTCCCAGGTGATGATGGTGCAGGTGGAGGACATGGCAGGCGGCCCGGTGACCAAAGTGCTGAAGGAAGAGCCCCCAGCCAATGTGCTGGACCTCACGGGTGTGAAGGCGGAGAGCCAGGTGGCCTGTTGTGACGTGGTCTACAAGTTCCCCTTCGGCAGCAGCTGCACTGGTGCTTTCAACCCCACTTCCAAGATGCCGGAGAAGAAGGCTGGGGACGCGGTCCCCAGCAGGAAGGCTGGTGGGCCCCTCTATGGCAGCAGGGAGCCGGAGCTGCCGGAGACCTTCCCGTACCGGGAGCAGCCAGCGCCTGCTCTCTACGAGGAGCAGAAGTTTTACCCCACCGGCACCTTTGGGAGGCTCTACTCCTCCATGTCAGACACCAACCTGTCCGAAATCGGGATGAACTACTACCCCCCAAAGGGGGACCAGCCCTTCCCTGCCAGTGAGGCTGCCGTGGACTTGAGCACCATGAAGCATTCCTTCAGCGTCGGCTTTGCCGAGGGGGGGTACCTGGGCCAGGGGCTGCAGTACGGCTCCTTCTCCGACCTGCGCCAgcccacagagctgctgggccACCCGCTCCCCATGAGGAGGTACAGCTCGGCTTCCAACATCTACTCCGATTACCGCTACTCGCCCCGAGGGGACCTGGCCAGCTTCCAGGAGTCCAGCCTGGCCCACTACAGCGCCACGACTGCGCGCGAGATCAGCCGCATGTGCGCCGCGCTCAACTCCATGGACCAGTATGGGGGCCGGCACGCCAATGGCCCTGACGTGCTGCCCTACGGCCCCAGCAGTGGCAGCGgggggctggcagctcagcCAGGGGGTGCCGTGGCCCCGAAACCCGGCGGGATGTTCAACCCTAATGTCCCTGAGGCACGGCAGGGCTTTGGCAGCCTGGCACAGTACAACGTACCCGGCATGCGCCTGGGCGCCATCAGGCAGATGTTCCCGTCCTCCGCCACCGTGCGGGCAGCCGACGGCATGATCTACTCCACCATCAACACTCCCATCGCCTCCACGCTGCCCATCACCACCCAGCCAGCCTCTGTGCTGCGACCCATGCTGCGCGGGCTCTACCGACCCTACGGCCCGGCCGGCGTGGCCGCCGTCCCGCTGGCCAGCCTGGCCAGGGTGCCCGTCATCACCCCCCGGGTCCCGCTGGCACCGCAGAGCCTCTACCGCTACCCGGCCCCCAGCCGCCTCCCGGCCTCCTCGCTGATGGAGACGCCCGTCTACCTGGGCAAGCCGGTCAGCGCCACGGCAGGCACCGGCCCCGCCGCCAAAGCCCCCGCTGGCCCCACTGCTGGcttgcagagagcagaggcCTCGGGGGCTGCCCCCCGCGCTGAGGGGCCGGCAGCAGGCGCTAAGGAGGGCGGGCAGGGAGCCCCCTCGTCCAAGCCGCCCTTGGAGGGGATGCAGCGGGAGGAGCGGGAGCGGGAGGAGGAGCGGCAGCgcaagcagcaggagcacgtgctgcagctggagcgGGAGCGCGtggagctggagaagctgcGGCAGCtgcggctgcaggaggagctggagcgggAGCGCGCCGAGCTGCAGCGGCACCGGgagaaggagcagctgctggtgcagcgggagctgcaggagctgcagtgcatcaagcagcaggtgctgcagcagcagcaggaggagcggCACGCGCAGCTGGCGCTGCAGCGGGAGCAGCTGGCCCAGCAGCGCCTCCAGCTCGAGCACatccaccagctgcagcaccagctgcagcagcagctggaggagcagaagaggcagaagagcaCCTTCCCCAGCACTGCCGAGCCTGCCACCCGCCCGCCCGAGGGACCCGCCGAGGCACCGCGGGGCCCAGCGCACAACGGGCAGGGGTGGCCCCCACCCGGCCAGGCGCTGCCCGGGGGGCCGGAGGGTGCTGCCGGCCCCCGCTACCCTGCGCCACAGAGGCCCCTCAGCAGCTCGGCCTCGGACATGTCGCTACAAGCTGAGGAGCCCTGGGAGCCTGGCCGGGGCATCAAGAAAAGGAACTCGATGCCGCGGCTGCGGGATGCCTACGAGAAGGAGGCGGCGAGGAAGACGGCAGACAGCAGCGTGCAGACGGACGAGGAGGATGGCGAGGAGCGGTACCTGCTGTCACGGCGGCGGCGGTCGCGGCGCAGCACTGACTGCAGCGTGCAGACGGACGAGGAGGACAGCGGGGAGTGGGAGCAGCCTGTGCGGCGCCGGCGCTCCCGGCCATCGCGGCACGCTGAGGCCAGCGCCGAGGGCAAGGCGGACGGCGCCACACGCTGCACGGCCAGCATCGGCATCCAGACCATCAGCGACTGCTCTGTGCAGACAGAGCCTGACCAGCTCCTCCGCGTCTCTCCCTCCATCCACATCACCACCCACGACCCCCGTGTGGAGATCGTCAAGTACATCTCGGCCCCGGAGAAGACGCAGCGGGGCGAGAGCCTCGCCTGCCAGACGGAGCCCGAgccgcccccccagcccggcatCGTGGTGCCGCAGCTCACGGTGCCCACCACCATCACCCCTTACTCCACCAACCTGCAGATGGTGAGCACGGGCCCCCTGGACCCCCATGCTGTCCGGCAGCAGACCCTGGGCAAGTTTGAGAAGAAGAAGCCAGACCCCCTGGAGATCGGGTACCAGTCCCACCTGCCAGCCGATTCCCTCTCCCAGCTAGTGACCCGCCAGCCACCCCGCTCTCCCCAGGTCCTCTActcccccgtgtcccccctgtccccacaccGCCTCCTGGAGTCCTCCTTCTCCACCAGCGAGCGGCTCAACAAGGCTCACGTCCCGCCGCAGAAGCACTTTGCTGACTCGGCCCAGCGCCAGCAGACGCTGCCGCGCCCCATCAAGACCATGCAGCGCTCCCTGTCCGACCCCAAGCCCATCAGCCCCACCTCGGAGGAGGCCGGCAAGGACAGGTTCTCCCTCTACCAGCACCCGCTGCTCCCAGGCACCCAG GTGGGCGGGCTGCAGTCGAGCCCGCTGGCGCGCAAGGTGAAGCGCACGCTGCCCAGCCCGCCGCCCGAGGAGCCCCACGTGCCCCTGGGCAGCCCGGCCACCCCCCAgctctacctgggcagcctggcccCCAAggccccccccggggcaccGGTCACCAAGGCCAgcctgctgaaggagctggacCGTGACCTGAAGCTGGTGGAGCACGAGTCCACGAAGCTGCGGAAGAAGCAGGCGGAGTTGGacgaggaggagaaggagatcGACGCCAAGCTGAAGTACCTGGAGCTGGGCATCACGCAGCGCAAGGAGTCGCTGCTGAAGGACCGGGGCACGCGGGACCACCCCTACCTGCGCGGCCTGGCCGACCGCCGGGACTACCTGTCCGACAGCGAGCTGCACAGCCTGCGCCTCGCCGCCTACGACAGCGCCAGCCTGCGCCCCGCGCCCGCCGGCCAGTACCCTGACTTCGCTGCCACCTCCTACGGCGCCTACCCCTACCCGGCCCCGCCGGGGCCCCCCGCCTTCCAGCCCAcgcgcccgcagcccccccagtTCCCCGCTGCCAGCACCGCACAGGACAGCTTGCAGGCTGCCCCCTTGCCTGCCTTTGCCTCACCCAGCGCCTTCCCGGCCCCCGGGGCCACGTACACGGAGCTGGGCACCCCGGCCCAGCCGGGCTTCCGGCCCCAAAACCCCTACCAAGCCCAGGGCGCCTTCGCTGGCACAGCTGGcgtgcctgcagcacagcccacgCTCTTCCAGAGCCCGTCGGACACGCACCAGAAGCCACGGCAGACCTCGCTGGCTGAGCTGGAGCAGAAGATCCCCACCAACTACGAGGTCATCGGCGCGGCCACCAGCTCCTCCGCCGTCCCCGACGCCACCTTCAGCACCGCAGCGGTGAGCAGCGGCTACGAGCAGTACAAGGCACCCGAGGCCCGTCCAGCCGAGAGAGCTGGCGTCACGCAGGGCCCGTCAGCCAGCTTCTCCTCCGAGTCCCTCTacaccagcctggagcagaACATCCCCCGTAACTACGTGATGATCGAGGACATCAGCGAACTCACCAAGGAGAGCCCAGCAGTGGATGGGCAGAAAGCGGAGCCGGTGGGCACGGGTGCCAACGGCCGCCACGGCAAAGAGAAGAGCGAGCTGGGGGATGCCGAGGGATCCGGCCGGCCCTGCTGCTATGCCAAAGCGGAGGAGGAGTCCGAGGAGGATATCTATGACCACCACGGCCCCGACCATCGTGGGAAGAACAGCTACCACCGGGGCATGGAGAGCAACGGCAGGGTGTCGGGGAGCTCTGCGGGCTCCTACTACTATGGGGACGGTGAGTACCGGCACTCCTCGCGAGCGGACAAGCATGGCTCCGGCGTGGCACTGCCAAAGCATTCGTCCAAGAATCTGGCACCCGCCGTCGTCTCCTCTAAGCGCAGCAAGCACAGGAAGCAGGGCATGGAGCAGAAGATCTCCAAGTTCTCTCCCATAGAAGAAGCCAAAGACGTGGAGTCAGACCTGGCCTCCTACGTTGTGACAACGTCGGTCAGCAGCAGCAACGTGGCCTCCAGGGCCAAGAAGCTGCAGGACGAGATTACCTATGGCCTCAAGAAGAATGTCTACGAGCAGCAGAAGTACTACGGCGTGTCCAGCCGGGACCTGGTGGACGAGGAGGAGCGGGTCTACTCCGCTGGCAGCAGAACTCGCTCCTCTGGCTATGGGCTGGAGAAGTCCTCTGGCCGTGACACAGTCAGCCGGAGCAAGTCCTACGAGCGGGAGGGCGCAGAGAGGTCCCAGAAGGGCAGCTCCAAACCCTCGTCCCTCAGCATGAGCCAGAGCCGGGGACGGGCTCCGGTCCGCACTCAGCCGTCGGAGGAGGAGAGCCCCATCAGCCCCCTGGGGAAGTCAGTGGGGGGGTCGCGTTCGGCGGGGGGCCCTGGCCCACAGTCGTCGGGGGACCCCTGCTCCCAGTTCTGCTCCAGCCACTCGTTGCCTGATGTGCAAGAGCACATCAAAGATGTGCCAAGGAACCACTCGTACAAGCACGAGGAGGGCTACGGCATGGACGATTCCCATTGCGTTGTCTCGGACAGCGAAG CCTATCATTTGGGTCAGGAGGAGACAGACTGGTTTGATAAGCCCAGGGAGGTGCGGTCAGAGCGGGTAAGGCACTACGGCGGCCACTCTTCCTCGCAGAAGAGACCCCCGGCTAAGCACACCTACCACGACTACGATGAGCTGCCCGACGAGGACCCGTGGCAGCACGACGACTACCCCCAGCACCGCGAGCACCGGCACCACGGCGAGTACGGGCGCCACGCCGCCTCCTCCCGCCACGACGAGCAGCCGCGCCGCTCGGCCAAGCAGCACGCGCGGGAGCCCGGCCGCCACGAGCCCCGCAGCCACGCGCCGCCGGCCACCACCAAGAAGGCGCAGCAGCCCGAGCCCCGCGCCCCAGCACCGTACGGCCCCAACGCCTCCGAGTACGCCCCGCCGTCACGCCCCGCCACGCACCACCACGGTGCCGAGCCCCAGAAGACGCCGAAGACGCCGCAGCCGCACGGGACGCCCGCCCCGGCGCAGAAGCCAGAGGCACCGACACCCGCACAGCAGCCGGCGGGCAGGCAGCcgcaggctgggcagcaggcagcgcGGCAGCAGCCGGCGGCGAGGCAGGCTGCCCAGCCAGCGGGCTCGGCACAGCCCAGGACACAGGGACCCGCCTCGTCCCGGCCaccgcagcagcagccagggacGGGCCAGGCTGCGGGGAAGGCGCCGGCCGCGCTGCACGTGCAGCCGGGTGGGCACCCGGGGCCACAG CAGAAAGCGGAGCAGGCAGACGCGTCCAAGCCCGCGGTGAAGGTGCCGCAGCAGCCGGGGAGAGCGCCCACGGCTcagcccccaggagcagcag CAGACAGCAAGGTTGGGCCGAGGGCAGCCGGGACCCGTGGCCCTGCCAGCGCGGGCACAGGGCAGCCTGGGGTGGAAGGAGAGAGCGTTTTCTCCAAAATCCTGCCGGGAGGGGCAGCAGAACAAGCAGGCAAACTGACTGAAG CGGTGTCAGCTTTTGGCAAGAAATTCACTTCGTTCTGGTGA